The proteins below come from a single Gossypium raimondii isolate GPD5lz chromosome 2, ASM2569854v1, whole genome shotgun sequence genomic window:
- the LOC105789600 gene encoding uncharacterized protein LOC105789600, whose translation MARFLAGLNRYIANIVELQHYIEVMDMVQMAIKVEKQLKRKGVSRPYANSSTKKWSQGVNKPPVRTNEPVVAAKSNQPVGETTSIMLVEKLGLATTKHPTPYKLQWLNDGDELKVTKQAVVAFSIRKYQDEVVCDIVPMHAGHLLLGHPWQFDRRVTYDGYTNRYTFKYHGKNEFKDVFPEEVPSGLPPFRGFVVSASGLEVHQDKIKAIQECPCPTNISQVRSFHGLASFYRRFVPNFSTLPAPLTGIIRKNSPFIWSDEQESAFVKIKDCLTNAPLLCLPDFNKIFEEECNASGIGIGAILTKDGRPVAYFSEKLNGATLNYPTYDKEMYALIRALETWQHYLWPKEFVIHTDHEALKHLRGQTKLNKCHAKWVEFLESFPYVIKYKQGSTRNLLVHEAHSEGLMGHFGIAKTLAVLKEHFYWLKMKRDVAKVCNRCIACKKAKLRIQPHGLYTPLSIPEMPWMDISMDFVLGLSRAKNGNDSVFVVVDQFSKMAYFIACNKTDDALNIANLFFREIVRLHGILRTIISDRDTNFLSHFWRSLWGNLGTKLLFSTTSHPKTDGQTEVVNRVLSTLLLAIIRKNLKTWEDCLPHIEFSYNQTIHSATKYSPFEVVYGFNPLTPLDLLPLPSDKLVHVDGKKKANFVKQLHQRVRDNIEQRTEQYAHQVNNGRK comes from the exons ATGGCCAGGTTCCTTGCAGGTTTAAACCGTTACATCGCCAACATAGTTGAATTACAACACTATATTGAAGTGATGGACATGGTACAGATGGCGATTAAGGTTGAAAAGCAACTTAAGCGAAAAGGAGTTAGTAGACCCTATGCCAATTCTTCAACCAAGAAATGGAGTCAAGGAGTCAACAAACCCCCTGTTAGAACAAATGAGCCGGTTGTAGCAGCTAAATCAAATCAGCCTGTTGGAGAGACAA CTAGTATTATGTTGGTGGAAAAGTTAGGTTTGGCCACAACCAAACACCCAACTCCATATAAGTTGCAATGGCTGAATGATGGAGATGAGCTTAAAGTCACGAAACAAGCTGTGGTGGCATTTTCTATTAGAAAGTACCAAGATGAAGTGGTGTGCGATATAGTTCCTATGCATGCGGGACATCTACTTTTGGGGCATCCATGGCAGTTTGATAGGCGCGTGACCTATGATGGTTATACAAATCGTTATACATTCAAGTACCATGGCAAGAAT GAATTCAAAGACGTTTTTCCGGAAGAAGTGCCAAGTGGATTGCCTCCTTTTCGAG GTTTTGTTGTAAGTGCGAGTGGACTCGAGGTGCATCAAGACAAGATTAAAGCGATACAAGAATGTCCATGTCCGACTAACATTAGCCAAGTTAGAAGCTTTCATGGCCTTGCAAGCTTCTATAGGAGATTTGTACCGAATTTTAGCACTCTTCCTGCCCCATTAACTGGTATTATCAGAAAGAATTCACCTTTCATTTGGTCTGATGAACAAGAATCTGCTTTTGTTAAAATCAAAGAttgtttaactaatgctcctcTTTTATGTTTGCcggattttaacaaaatttttgagGAGGAATGTAATGCCTCTGGAATAGGAATAGGTGCGATTTTAACAAAAGATGGGCGACCAGTGGCTTATTTTAGCGAGAAGCTTAATGGAGCTACGCTCAACTATCCTACCTATGATAAGGAAATGTACGCATTGATACGTGCATTAGAAACATGGCAGCATTACCTTTGGCCTAAGGAGTTCGTTATACACACGGACCATGAGGCTTTGAAGCATTTGAGAGGGCAAACTAAGCTCAACAAATGTCATGCAAAATGGGTAGAATTCTTAGAATCCTTTCCATATGTGATTAAAtataagcaag GATCAACTAGGAACCTGCTGGTTCATGAAGCACATAGTGAGGgcttaatgggacattttggtattGCCAAAACTCTGGCCGTTCTTAAAGAACACTTTTATTGGCTGAAAATGAAACGAGATGTGGCTAAAGTGTGCAATCGCTGTATTGCTTGCAAGAAGGCGAAATTAAGGATCCAACCGCATGGACTCTATACTCCATTATCGATCCCAGAAATGCCATGGATGGATATTTCTATGGACTTTGTTTTAGGTCTTTCTAGAGCAAAGAATGGCAATGATTCTGTGTTTGTTGTAGTTGATCAGTTTTCAAAAATGGCTTATTTCATTGCGTGTAACAAAACTGACGATGCTTTAAATATTGCTAATCTATTTTTTAGGGAGATTGTACGATTGCATGGCATTCTAAGAACCATTATTTCGGATCGAGACACTAATTTTCTCAGCCACTTTTGGAGGAGTTTATGGGGAAATCTTGGAACTAAGCTATTATTTTCCACAACAAGTCATCCGAAAACCGACGGCCAAACGGAGGTTGTTAATCGAGTTTTGTCAACACTACTGCTGGCCATTATTCGTAAGAATCTAAAAACTTGGGAGGATTGTCTACCTCACATTGAATTTTCATACAATCAAACGATACATTCAGCTACCAAGTATTCACCATTCGAGGTAGTGTATGGATTTAATCCCTTAACTCCATTGGATTTGTTGCCTTTGCCGTCTGATAAATTGGTGCATGTTGATGGAAAGAAAAAGGCAAATTTTGTGAAACAATTGCATCAGCGAGTTAGGGATAATATTGAACAAAGAACAGAGCAATATGCTCATCAAGTTAACAATGGTCGTAAATGA